ACACCGGACAGGATGTGCTGTCATACAATGACATGACAGGTGTTGCTGCCCTCTTTGCACTCGTCAAACTGTTATAGAGCAACAGGTAGCCCATAATCGTGTCTTGTGCAGCCCATTGCCATGGTGAATTTGACATAGTTAACTTATACTTAATATATCACATTACTGCTAAAGTGCTCAATATAAAAATATAGGATAGGTTTTCAGGTTATCACCCATGTGATACCATATGCTCGTCTATAACTGCCAAGATGTCAGTATGGTGCTATTCATTTACAATTTAGCTATCCACCTTACTGCCTCTATAAGCCTATCAACCTCTTCTTCAGTTGTAAAAGGCCCCGGGCTTACACGGACTGTCCCTTGCTTAAATGTCCCTATGGTCTTGTGGGCTATTCCGGAACAGTGCAGTCCGGCCCTTACTTCTATATCAAATTCACTGTCAAGTACATATGATATCTCTGTAGAATTCATATCCCCAATATTGAATGAAACAATACCTGCGTGCCCTTCCGGATCTTTCAGACCATATACTTGAACTCCTTCAATACCCTTAAGGCCATTTATTATCATGCTGCAGAGATTTATCTCATATTCTCTAATTTTCTCAATCCCAACGCTGTTTATATAGTCTATACCGGCCTTTAAACCGGCAATGCCGGGGGTGTTCAGCGTGCCACTCTCATACCTGTCAGGCAAAATATCAGGCTGCGTGATCAGGTCAGAACGGCTGCCCGTGCCGCCTTCTACTATAGTATCCAGCTCAATGCCCTCCCGTATATATAGTCCCCCTGTCCCCTGCGGCCCCAAAAGTCCCTTATGTCCCGGGAAAGCCAGTATGTCAACGTTATCCCTGTTTACATCTATCGGTATATGCCCTGCCCCCTGGGCCGCATCTAAAAGGAATGGAATTCCATGCTTTTTTGCTATCTGTCCTACCTCCCTGTATGGCTGGATTGTTCCTGTTACATTGGAGGCCATAGTGAGGATTATAACCGCTGTGTTTGGCCTTATGGCCTTCTCTATGTCGTCCGGTGATACAAGGCCACTGCCGTCAGCAGTTACAAATGACGTCTCTACACCGATGTGTTCCAATTTTTTAAGTGGCCTGGCCACAGAGTTATGCTCCATGCTGCTTGTTACTGCATGCTGGCCTGGCCTTAATAGTCCCTTTATGGCCATATTAAGGGCATCAGTGGCGTTTGACGCAAAAATCACCCTCATAGGGTCATCTATCCCAAAAAAGTCAGACAGCGCTTCTCGACATTCTAATACTATCCTTCCAGCCTCTATAGCCATCTTGTAACCGCTTCTGCCTGGATTTGCACCCTTATTTACAATACAGTCATATACTGCCTTCGCTACGCTGTCTGGTTTTGGCCACGACGTGGCGGCATTATCAAGGTATATCATCGTACCATCTCCCGGAGCAGCGATAATTTTAGTGCAGAAATCAGCAGGTATCCACTTATCAGAGTGTTACAAGGCATTTTATGCCCTGCCGTGCACTTATCTGCAATAAACTATACTCCAGTATATGAACATAAAACTGTTTGTGTTAAACACAAAGCTCTCCTTCAACTATTATCTTTGCTGCCCCACCAACCTTTACCCCGTATCTTTCTCCTTTGGTAACCTCTACAGATATAAGACTGGGCCTGCCCATGGCTATACCCTGTTCTGCATTGAACCTCAACGGATTTTCATCGACAAGACCCGACTCCCTCAGATACATACCCAGAGCACCATTGGCGGTGCCCGTCGCCGCCTCCTCGCTTATGCCCAGTAAAGGCGCCATGTTCCTTGTCAGGATCAGGTCATCTTTATATATGTGTCAAAGGTAAACAGGTGCAGAGACTCTGCGTGAAACTCTCCTGTAAGTTCTGAAATCCTTTCCCCATCTGCCCTTAGGGAGTTTAAAACCCTCTTATTGCTCATACCTGTTATCATGTCGTTGACACCTATGGACACTATCATAGGTTCTCCTGCTATATCCTGCTCAGGTATACCGAGCAGATGTTAAAATCTACCTCATTGAGGCCTTCTTCTAAATCGAGATACCCCCTTGAGGCCAGGGCATAAAAAGCTGCAAAGTTTAAACTCTTTGGCCAGGCCTTGCATAATATCCTCTTTGGGTCCCCCAATAACAGCCCCTGCAGGGTTTCCACCAAATGTCTATCCGGTAAAGGCATCAACCCGGAAAAACCTCATATGGTATCACCCACCTATAACCTCTATTATCCTCTCCAGCTCTTCATTTGAATAATACTCTATGTAAATCTTACCACCCTTTTTCCCTGTATTTATCTGCACCTTTGTCCCCAATGCCTTTTCTAAACGGTCCTCGATATTCTTAATTATGGGGTCTTTTTTAACCTCTCTTGTCTTCTTACTTTTAGCTCTGTTTTGTTCCACCAGTTTAGATACTATTTTCTCTGTCTCCCTGACACTCAGGTCTTCATTCATCACCTTTAAGGCTACTTCATACTGTTTTGCAGGGTTTTCTACACCAAGAAGAGCTTTGGCGTGTCCGGCAGACAGCCTGCCCGCTTCCACAAACTCTCTGACCCTTGGCTCAAGGTTTAACAACCTTAAGGAATTAGCTATGGCTGGCCTGCTCTTGCCAATTATCTTCGCTATTTCTTCCTGAGTCAAGCTGTACTCCTCCATCAGCGTCCTGTAAGCCCTTGCCTCCTCGATTGGATTTAAATCCTCCCTCTGAAGATTCTCTATCAGGGCGAGTTCCATAACCTCCTCCTCGGTTATTGTCCTCACCACGGCAGGTATCTTCTCAAGGCCCGCTGCCTTTGCAGCCCTGTATCTTCTCTCCCCTGCCACAATCCTGTATCCTCCATCAGTCGGCGTCACCAGTATTGGCTGCAGAACACCATATTGCCTGACCGACTCCGTAAGTGAAGCTAAGGCTTCCTCATCGAAATCCTTACGCGGCTGATTTTCATTGGGTATAATCTCATCTATGGATATTTCATTTGCTGGCGTCGTATCGGTTTCCGGTATCAATGCCTGTAGACCCT
Above is a genomic segment from Calorimonas adulescens containing:
- a CDS encoding aminotransferase class V-fold PLP-dependent enzyme, with the protein product MIYLDNAATSWPKPDSVAKAVYDCIVNKGANPGRSGYKMAIEAGRIVLECREALSDFFGIDDPMRVIFASNATDALNMAIKGLLRPGQHAVTSSMEHNSVARPLKKLEHIGVETSFVTADGSGLVSPDDIEKAIRPNTAVIILTMASNVTGTIQPYREVGQIAKKHGIPFLLDAAQGAGHIPIDVNRDNVDILAFPGHKGLLGPQGTGGLYIREGIELDTIVEGGTGSRSDLITQPDILPDRYESGTLNTPGIAGLKAGIDYINSVGIEKIREYEINLCSMIINGLKGIEGVQVYGLKDPEGHAGIVSFNIGDMNSTEISYVLDSEFDIEVRAGLHCSGIAHKTIGTFKQGTVRVSPGPFTTEEEVDRLIEAVRWIAKL
- a CDS encoding PhzF family phenazine biosynthesis protein, with product MAPLLGISEEAATGTANGALGMYLRESGLVDENPLRFNAEQGIAMGRPSLISVEVTKGERYGVKVGGAAKIIVEGELCV
- a CDS encoding ParB/RepB/Spo0J family partition protein; this encodes MRKGLGKGLQALIPETDTTPANEISIDEIIPNENQPRKDFDEEALASLTESVRQYGVLQPILVTPTDGGYRIVAGERRYRAAKAAGLEKIPAVVRTITEEEVMELALIENLQREDLNPIEEARAYRTLMEEYSLTQEEIAKIIGKSRPAIANSLRLLNLEPRVREFVEAGRLSAGHAKALLGVENPAKQYEVALKVMNEDLSVRETEKIVSKLVEQNRAKSKKTREVKKDPIIKNIEDRLEKALGTKVQINTGKKGGKIYIEYYSNEELERIIEVIGG